The proteins below are encoded in one region of Bremerella sp. P1:
- a CDS encoding excinuclease ABC subunit UvrC, with the protein MAENLDGQQPAPSPEAAPSEGKPAEHVPFTVTADKVRKFPTTSGVYIFKDDKGRVIYVGKAKNLRSRASSYFLAEAAVDQRTGYWVNEIADADYLETESEVDALLAESRLIKDVQPKYNKEQKDDKTFPYLMITQREDFPRVEFTREPKDKNAKLYGPFASAGALRGAIQVLQRIFKFRTCDLDIDETDERWKWFRPCLLASIDQCTAPCNLRISKEEYRKDIRRLQMFLEGNRTRLVKQLQDEMQEASKNLEFEKAAKLRDEITMLERLDERGELETHAQPEVFYVDPKKGLAGLRKVLGLSETPRTIEGVDIAHLGGSDTVASLVQFLDGLPFKPGYRRFKIRGVDGVDDFRSIHEVVARRFKRLSDTSEVFPDILLIDGGKGQLNAAMAAFRDLKIEPPTVISLAKREEEVYRPGQSEPIRLSRHSFALRLLQYVRDESHRFAQHYHHLLREKRTFDR; encoded by the coding sequence ATGGCAGAGAATCTCGACGGCCAGCAGCCTGCCCCATCGCCGGAAGCGGCTCCCTCCGAAGGAAAGCCAGCGGAACATGTTCCCTTTACGGTAACTGCAGACAAGGTACGTAAATTCCCGACGACTTCCGGCGTCTATATCTTCAAAGACGACAAAGGGCGGGTGATCTACGTGGGCAAGGCCAAGAACCTGCGTTCAAGGGCAAGCAGTTACTTCCTGGCCGAAGCGGCCGTTGATCAGCGGACCGGCTACTGGGTCAACGAAATCGCCGATGCTGACTATCTGGAGACCGAAAGCGAAGTCGACGCACTGCTCGCCGAATCGCGGCTGATCAAAGATGTCCAGCCGAAGTACAACAAAGAGCAAAAAGACGACAAAACGTTTCCCTACCTGATGATCACCCAGCGGGAAGACTTCCCCCGCGTCGAGTTTACCCGCGAACCCAAAGATAAAAACGCCAAGCTGTACGGACCCTTTGCCAGTGCCGGGGCCCTGCGGGGAGCGATTCAGGTCCTGCAGCGGATTTTCAAGTTCCGCACTTGCGATCTCGACATCGACGAGACCGACGAACGCTGGAAATGGTTTCGCCCGTGTCTCTTGGCCAGCATCGATCAGTGCACGGCTCCCTGCAATCTTCGGATCAGCAAGGAAGAGTACCGCAAAGATATCCGCCGCTTGCAAATGTTTTTGGAGGGGAACCGCACGCGTCTGGTGAAGCAACTGCAAGACGAAATGCAGGAAGCTTCCAAGAACCTGGAGTTCGAGAAGGCCGCCAAGCTGCGCGACGAGATCACCATGCTCGAGCGTCTCGATGAGCGTGGCGAGTTGGAAACGCACGCCCAGCCGGAAGTCTTTTACGTCGATCCGAAGAAGGGACTGGCAGGCCTCCGCAAAGTGTTGGGACTGTCGGAAACTCCGCGGACGATCGAAGGGGTCGATATCGCCCACCTCGGCGGAAGTGACACGGTGGCTAGTCTCGTTCAGTTCCTCGACGGGTTACCGTTCAAGCCTGGCTACCGTCGGTTTAAGATTCGCGGCGTCGATGGCGTGGACGACTTCCGTAGTATCCACGAGGTCGTAGCCCGCCGCTTCAAACGGTTGAGCGACACGTCCGAAGTCTTCCCTGATATTCTGCTGATCGACGGCGGTAAGGGGCAACTCAACGCGGCGATGGCCGCTTTCCGCGATCTGAAGATCGAACCGCCGACGGTGATCTCACTGGCCAAACGGGAAGAAGAAGTTTACCGGCCCGGCCAAAGCGAACCGATCCGGCTCAGTCGTCACTCATTTGCTTTGCGACTGCTGCAATACGTTCGCGACGAGTCCCACCGTTTCGCGCAGCACTATCACCACTTGCTACGAGAAAAAAGAACGTTCGACCGGTAA
- a CDS encoding ArsR/SmtB family transcription factor, with amino-acid sequence MMFLATPANGHTMSKGYYSDNDSPSHVSQPEGSGKEVSPYEPLNEDVARQLVQLFKLLADETRLKILSYLLQAGELNVRSLCDLLDQSQPAVSHHLALLKTCGLIESRRDGKNNFYRVIPEQFGRFAEVLFRQVPGLEDDKIDFGEAMVRLETETQAVAVH; translated from the coding sequence ATGATGTTCTTGGCCACTCCAGCCAATGGACACACGATGTCCAAAGGGTACTACTCAGACAATGATAGTCCCTCGCACGTTTCCCAGCCGGAAGGATCCGGTAAGGAAGTTTCACCTTACGAACCCTTGAACGAAGACGTTGCTCGTCAGCTCGTTCAACTCTTTAAGCTGTTGGCCGACGAAACTCGGCTTAAAATCCTCAGCTACCTGCTACAGGCAGGCGAACTCAATGTTCGATCGCTGTGTGATTTGCTCGATCAAAGCCAGCCAGCAGTCAGTCATCACCTGGCCCTGCTGAAAACCTGTGGACTGATCGAATCGCGACGCGACGGTAAGAACAATTTCTATCGCGTCATTCCGGAACAGTTCGGACGCTTCGCCGAAGTGTTGTTCCGCCAAGTACCTGGCCTGGAAGACGATAAGATCGACTTCGGCGAAGCCATGGTACGCCTGGAAACGGAAACCCAAGCGGTCGCCGTCCACTAA
- a CDS encoding peptide ABC transporter substrate-binding protein — translation MGSLPPADFTFSNGTEPQTVDPAKSTGAPEGRIIDAIFEGLYRKMPDPNDPNDMVPLPAMAKSHDVSDDLKTYTFHMREGAKWTNGEPVTAYDWDFSWMRFLHPESGTQYGYQLWYIKNAKRYTTGDFDVGDHVEVELADRKDRAQMFPRGTMVSGILKKVDTYPEGSSESSNSGHGEEESASYKVFTVDCVPEKDGQPQWDGETTERVFYQTGTPKAFLEKHPGAEEAMHVLLHFSEVGIKAPDEMTLVIELESPTPYFLELASFYPMHAVNRTCIETHGYPDWTKPENIVTNGPYQIQERRIRDRIRLAKNPTYWNADKVKLETIDALAVQSNTTQLNMFMSGQMEWATDIPNPVLDDLKELDQEKKKEPGRENESDDLQIAPMLSTYFYRVNTNRPPLDNPKVRQALNLAINKQEIVDFVTRGGQVPAGSLVPPGITGYEGPPTESYDPERARKLLEEALGGEKMRPIQILYNTSEGHKQIAEVIQQQWKRNLHIDVQLRNVEWGVYLTTVREMDYDVARAGWIGDYPDPNTFLDMFVTDGENNETGWSNEKYDGLIDAARSEADPQKRFNMLRDAEEVLVDEMPILPIYFYVSINMVRPYVKNFYPNLQDLHPLHILEIDEEQREKIREWEGLE, via the coding sequence ATGGGGTCGCTCCCCCCCGCGGACTTCACCTTTTCTAACGGTACCGAGCCACAAACGGTGGACCCGGCTAAAAGCACCGGTGCCCCTGAAGGGCGGATCATTGACGCCATCTTCGAGGGGCTCTATCGGAAGATGCCCGATCCCAACGATCCCAACGACATGGTCCCGTTGCCCGCGATGGCCAAGTCGCACGACGTATCGGATGACCTGAAGACTTATACCTTTCACATGCGTGAAGGTGCCAAGTGGACCAACGGCGAACCGGTCACCGCTTACGACTGGGACTTCTCCTGGATGCGTTTTTTGCATCCAGAATCGGGAACGCAGTACGGGTACCAACTGTGGTACATCAAGAACGCCAAACGCTACACGACCGGCGATTTTGATGTCGGCGACCATGTTGAAGTCGAACTGGCCGATCGTAAGGATCGCGCTCAGATGTTCCCTCGCGGAACGATGGTCTCCGGCATCTTGAAGAAGGTAGATACCTATCCGGAAGGTTCCAGCGAATCGAGCAACTCCGGACACGGCGAAGAAGAGAGTGCTTCCTACAAAGTATTCACCGTCGACTGCGTGCCTGAGAAAGACGGCCAACCGCAATGGGACGGAGAAACCACCGAACGCGTCTTCTATCAAACAGGCACGCCAAAGGCTTTCCTGGAGAAGCATCCCGGCGCCGAAGAAGCGATGCACGTTTTGCTTCACTTCAGCGAAGTCGGCATCAAAGCTCCTGACGAGATGACGCTGGTCATCGAGCTCGAATCGCCGACGCCGTACTTCCTGGAACTGGCTTCGTTCTACCCGATGCACGCGGTCAATCGCACGTGTATCGAAACGCACGGTTACCCTGACTGGACCAAGCCGGAGAACATTGTCACCAACGGCCCCTATCAAATTCAGGAACGCCGCATCCGCGATCGTATTCGCCTGGCGAAGAACCCGACCTATTGGAATGCGGATAAAGTCAAACTGGAGACGATCGACGCCCTGGCCGTGCAGTCGAACACCACGCAGCTCAACATGTTCATGAGCGGCCAGATGGAGTGGGCCACCGATATTCCCAACCCGGTGTTGGACGATCTGAAAGAACTCGACCAGGAGAAGAAGAAGGAGCCAGGGCGAGAGAATGAAAGCGACGATCTGCAGATCGCCCCAATGCTTTCTACCTACTTCTATCGCGTAAACACCAATCGGCCGCCGCTCGATAATCCGAAAGTACGGCAGGCCCTGAACCTGGCAATCAACAAGCAAGAGATCGTCGACTTCGTCACCCGCGGTGGGCAGGTTCCGGCTGGTTCGCTCGTGCCGCCGGGTATCACCGGATACGAAGGACCACCGACCGAGTCGTACGATCCAGAGCGTGCCCGAAAGCTGCTTGAGGAAGCCCTGGGCGGCGAAAAGATGCGTCCCATCCAGATTCTGTACAACACGTCGGAAGGGCATAAGCAGATCGCCGAAGTGATCCAACAGCAGTGGAAACGCAATCTGCACATCGATGTTCAACTACGGAACGTCGAGTGGGGCGTCTACCTGACAACGGTCCGCGAAATGGATTACGACGTCGCTCGGGCTGGTTGGATTGGCGACTATCCCGATCCGAATACTTTTCTCGACATGTTCGTCACCGACGGCGAGAACAACGAGACCGGCTGGAGCAACGAAAAGTACGACGGCCTGATCGACGCGGCACGCAGTGAAGCCGATCCCCAAAAACGCTTTAACATGCTTCGCGACGCGGAAGAGGTACTGGTCGACGAGATGCCGATCTTGCCGATCTACTTCTACGTTTCGATCAACATGGTACGGCCGTACGTGAAGAACTTTTATCCGAACCTGCAGGATCTCCATCCCCTGCACATCCTCGAAATTGACGAAGAACAACGCGAAAAGATTCGCGAGTGGGAGGGCTTGGAGTGA
- a CDS encoding ABC transporter permease codes for MIYFLAKRLMWLVITLWVVFTISFFLMWTVSPEGALLNERQLPEAIKRNLEEYYDLDKPLATRYVKTMGNYMVLNPGPSMKLIDKSVFEIISEGLPISISLGLLGLSFAMLIGFSTGIISALRRQSLIDVTFRMIATLGIAIPNFVLAGFAIIIFVFGLNLFPAAGWGRPINLVLPSLCLAAPFAAYISRLTRTGMLEVLGQDYIRTAYAKGLMPATVVLKHAFRGAILPVVSFLGPATAGILTGSLVLERIFFIPGLGSHFIEAVQQKDHPVSLAVVMIYTFLLFSMNTLVDLSYGLIDPRVKLDK; via the coding sequence GTGATTTACTTTTTGGCCAAGCGGCTAATGTGGCTGGTGATCACCTTGTGGGTCGTCTTCACGATTAGCTTCTTTCTGATGTGGACGGTCTCGCCGGAAGGTGCGCTCTTGAACGAGCGGCAACTTCCCGAGGCGATCAAACGCAACCTGGAAGAATACTACGACCTGGATAAGCCTCTTGCGACGCGGTACGTCAAGACAATGGGCAACTACATGGTGCTCAACCCGGGCCCCAGCATGAAGCTGATCGACAAGTCGGTCTTCGAGATCATCTCGGAAGGTTTACCGATTTCGATTTCGCTCGGGCTATTGGGGCTTAGCTTCGCGATGCTGATTGGCTTCTCGACCGGGATCATCTCGGCACTAAGAAGACAGTCGCTGATCGATGTGACCTTCCGCATGATTGCAACGCTGGGGATCGCGATTCCTAACTTTGTGTTGGCAGGCTTCGCGATCATTATTTTTGTGTTCGGCTTGAATCTGTTTCCCGCGGCTGGTTGGGGACGCCCGATCAATTTGGTGCTGCCGTCGCTTTGCCTGGCGGCTCCTTTCGCGGCGTACATCTCGCGTCTGACACGAACCGGCATGCTGGAAGTGCTGGGGCAAGACTACATTCGTACGGCGTATGCCAAGGGGCTGATGCCTGCGACGGTCGTGCTGAAGCATGCATTTCGTGGTGCTATCCTGCCGGTCGTCTCATTCCTGGGACCAGCCACGGCAGGCATTCTGACCGGGTCGCTGGTGCTGGAACGCATCTTCTTTATTCCCGGTTTGGGAAGCCACTTCATCGAGGCCGTTCAGCAGAAGGATCACCCCGTCAGCCTGGCGGTGGTGATGATCTACACCTTCCTGTTGTTCTCGATGAATACGTTGGTCGACCTGTCGTACGGTTTGATCGATCCTCGCGTCAAGTTGGACAAGTAA